One window of Cuculus canorus isolate bCucCan1 chromosome 10, bCucCan1.pri, whole genome shotgun sequence genomic DNA carries:
- the LOC104060485 gene encoding DNA-directed RNA polymerases I and III subunit RPAC2, producing MAEEGERKAALETVQADGTDGNCVTFVLHDEDHTLGNALRYMVMKNPDVEFCGYCITHPSESKINFRIQTRGTLPAVEPFRKGLNDLMSVCQHVLDTFQNSMQEYRAQREEEMQ from the exons ATGGCGGAGGAGGGCGAGAGGAAGGCGGCGCTGGAGACT GTCCAGGCAGATGGGACAGATGGAAACTGCGTCACATTTGTGTTGCACGATGAGGACCACACACTTGGCAACGCCCTCCGATACATGGTGATGAAGAA TCCTGATGTGGAGTTCTGCGGCTACTGCATCACACACCCCTCTGAAAGCAAGATCAACTTCCGGATCCAGACCAGAG GGACTCTTCCTGCTGTTGAGCCATTCCGGAAAGGGCTGAACGACCTGATGAGCGTTTGCCAACATGTGCTCGACACCTTTCAG AATAGCATGCAGGAATACAGAGCccagagggaggaagagatgCAATAA